In Pseudomonas abieticivorans, the genomic window CAGCATGACGAATGCCGGGATGAAACTCAGCGCGGTCATGATCAGCAGGATCTGCAGGCTGACCGAGTATTCCTGCTGGCCGTTGGCACCGGTGCCCAGCGAAATCGCCGGGATCGACAGCGGGTCGGCCGCCAGCGCCAAGGGTGCGGCGAACGCCAGCAGCAGCGTCAAGACAATGCGCAGCGCGCCCATCAGTGCTTATCCTTATGGTCCTTGCCCATCAGCTCCATCAGGCGCTGGGCAAATTCGGGGGTGGCCGGGGTGGCTTTTTCAGGCACCACGATCGGCTCCTTGAGCACATGCAGCGGCGCGATGCGGCCAGGGCTCAAGCCCAGCAGGATCTGCTCGTTGCCCACCTGCACCAGCACCAGCCGATCACGCGGGCCCAGGGCGCGCGAACCCAGCAGCTCGATCACCTGACCACTGCGTGGCCCGGCCGACTGCACGCGGCGCATCAACCAGGCCAACAGGAAAATCAGCCCGATCACCAGCAACAGGCCCAGTACCAGTTGCGTCAACTGCCCGGCCATGCCGCTGCCCAGGGTCGGCGCCACCGCCGAGCCAACCGCGGCCGAAGGCGCGGGGGCGGCACCGGATGGCGGCGACAACGCGGGGTCGGCGGCCAGCACTTCGGCCGGCAAGGCCAACAACACGGCGAGGTACCTGTTCACTCAGCGCAGCTTCTTGATGCGTTCGCTTGGGCTGATCACGTCAGTCAGGCGGATGCCAAACTTTTCGTTGACCACCACCACCTCGCCGTGGGCGATCAGCGTGCCGTTGACCAGCACGTCCAGCGGCTCACCCGCCAGGCGATCGAGCTCGATGACCGAACCCTGGTTGAGTTGCAGCAGGTTGCGAATGTTAATGTCGGTGGCGCCCACCTCCATGGAAATGGTCACCGGGATGTCCAGGATCACATCCAGGTTGGGGCCTTCCAGGGTGACGTGCTTGTCGTTCTGCTTGGGCGATGCGCCAAACTCTTCCATTGCCAGGCGCGAGCCCGACGACGAAGCGCCAGCATCTGCCGCCAGCAGCGCGTCGATATCATCCTGGCCACCGTCACCGCTCTCACCCAGGGCCGCGGCCCATTCATCGGCCAGGGCCTGGTCTTCAGCAGAAGTTATTTCGTGTTCGTCAGCCATCAGGGTTTCCTCGACGGGCAATTAAATCAGGGTTGGGGCTTGTTCAATGAAACGCCGCTCAACGGCGCTCGATCGGCTCGATCACTTGCAGTGCCAGGTGGCCCTTGTGGGAACCGAGCTTGGCCTTGAAGGCCGGCACGCCGTTGGCGCGCATGATCAATTCTTCCGGCAACTCCACCGGGATCACATCGCCCGGCTGCATGTGCAGGATGTCGCGCAGGCACAACTGTCGGCGGGCCACGGTAGCGGTCAACGGCACGCTGACGTCCAGCACGTCTTCGCGCAGGGCCTTGCTCCAGCGCTCGTCCTGGTCGTCCAGGTCGGACTGGAAACCGGCGTCGAGCATCTCGCGCACCGGCTCGATCATCGAGTAAGGCATGGTCACGTGCAGGTCACCGCCACCGCCATCGAGTTCGATGTGGAAGGTGGACACCACCACCGCTTCGCTCGGGCCGACGATGTTGGCCATGGCCGGGTTCACTTCGGAGTTGATGTACTCGAAGTTCACTTCCATGATCGCCTGCCAGGCCTCTTTCAGGTCGATGAACGCCTGGTCAAGCACCATGCGCACCACACGCAACTCGGTAGGGGTGAATTCACGCCCCTCGATCTTGGCGTGGCGGCCATCGCCGCCGAAGAAGTTGTCGACCAGCTTGAACACCAGCTTGGCGTCCAGGATAAACAGGCCGGTGCCGCGCAACGGCTTGATCTTGACCAGGTTGAGGCTGGTGGGCACGTACAGCGAGTGTACGTACTCGCCGAATTTCATCACCTGTACGCCACCCACCGCCACGTCCGCCGAACGACGCAACATGTTGAACATGCTGATACGGGTGTAACGGGCAAACCGCTCGTTGATCATTTCCAACGTCGGCATGCGGCCGCGCACGATGCGGTCCTGGCTGGTCAGGTCATAACTTTTGACGCTGCCCGGCTCACCGTTGCTTTCAGTCTGAACCAGCCCATCGTCGACGCCATGCAGCAGCGCGTCGATTTCATCCTGGGACAGCAGGTCTTGCACGGCCATGTCGTGTTCCTACTGCAATACGAAGTTAGTGAAAAGCAACTGATCGATAACCGGCTTGCCGACTTCTTTCTGAGCCACTTCCTGTACGCTGGCGGTCGCTTTCTGCCGCAGCATTTCGATCCCGACCGGCGTTGCGAGGGCGGTGAAATCCTGACCGGAGAACATCATCACCAGATTGTTGCGAATCACCGGCATGTGCACTTTCAAGGCTTCCAGGTCGGCCTTGTCGCGGGCCTGGAGGGTCACGCTGACCTGCATGTAGCGATCGCGGCCATCCTGCTTGAAATTGACCACGAAGGCTGGGTTGAGTGGTTCATACAGCGCTGGCTGCTTGCCCGCATCTGCGGCAGGCACTTCGGCGGGTTTGCTTTCGGCCCGGTGCATGAAGAACCAGGTAGCGCCCACGGACAAGCCGATCGCCAGCAGCAAGGCCACCACGAAAATAATGATCAGCTTGAGTTTGCCTTTGCTTGCGGGGTCTTTCACTGCTTCGGTATTCGCCATGCCAATAATCCGTCACTAATCGGGTTTTCACAGTCGCCTGCCATGGCAAGAGCAAGTGTTATGCCAGATTGGGTCGGGGGAGCGAACACGCCCCGTGGGAACGGATAAATCCGCGCCACGGGGTACAGGACTCAAGCGTAGTAATCGATCGCGCTGGTGCCGATCATCACTTGCTGCACGTTGGCCGCCTGGGCCACGGGGGTGAGGGTGTTGTCATCGCTGCCATCCAGGCTGAAACGGCTGCCCGAGGTACTCTGACCTTGTTGAGTCTGTTGCTGGTTCTGCGAATTGCGCGACTGGTCAGACACGTTCACGTCGAGCTGGCCCATGCCCTGCTCGGCGAACATGTCACGCAGCTTGCCTTGCTGGCTCTCCAGCGCTTCGCGCACGCCGACATGGGCACTGGTAAAGGTGATTTGAGTGGCCTGGTCCGTCGCCATGTTGACGCGGATGTCCAGACGCCCCAATTCTGCCGGGGTCAGCTGGATATCGGCCGACTTGAGGTTTTGGCTCGACATGTACATCACCCGGTTCACCAGGCCCTCGCTCCAGCCGGCCTGGGTCATGGCCAGCGGCTGGGTGGGCACCGCCACCGCATTGGCGGTTTTTGGCGTGGCCGCCTGGGTCAGTGCGCTCAAGCGGTTGGCAAAGTCGTCGATGCGGGTATCGCTGTCGGCGCTCTTGATGTCTTTGAGGCCCGCCTCGATCTGGCCGGTAAAGGCCTTGCCATCGGGCTCGCCATCGGTACCGGCCGGCTGTTGCTGGTCAACGATGGCGGCAAGGCCGCTGGCAAAACTCTGATCAGCAGTCAGGTTGTTCTGGTTATTGCCAGTTTTCTGGCTGCCGTTGCCGGTCTCGGTGCTCGCGTGGGCAGAGGTGGTGCCCTGGGCCTTGGCATTTTGCTCAAGGGCCATGCGTATGACCGGCAAGCCGGCCAGCGCGTCATCGGTAGCCGGGTCGAAGGTTTCGGCCGCCGGTTGCGCAGCGGGCTGCGCGGCCGGGGTAGTCGCGGCGGTCAACGCCGGGTCAGGCTGGACGAGCGCAGGGTCTACCGGCGGGGTTGCCGCAGGGTCTGCCTGGGCGACCACCGGTTGCGGGTCGAGCACTGGAGCGGGCGCGTCACTGGCGTCCGTCACAGCGTTGACGGCCGCTGGGTCTTTGTCGTCCTTGCTGTCGTCGTCGGCCTTGGCGTTGGCCTTGTCGGCCTTGGTCGCCGAATGGGCTGGCAAGCTTTTGCCGCTATCGGCAACGGCCGGCTTGCTGGCGGCAGAGTTCTTGTCGTCGCCGGCCTTGCTTTTGGCCGCCACCGACGGTTTATCGTCGCCAGCCTTCAGCCCGCTGTCGGTCGCCTTGGCAACCTTCGCCGGGGCGGCCGTGGCCTGCTTGGCGTACACCTGCGAGAACTGCGAAGACGTGTCCTTGCTGACTTGCGAGGCTTTGGCCAAGGTGCTTGAGGTGCTGGCTTGCGCCTTGCTTACCGAGGTGGCTTGCAACAAGGGGTTGGTAACAACTGGCATGAACGGTCTCCGCTGCACTGGGAACGTGGGTACAGTGCAGGAGATACAGCAAAAGTCAGGCCAACAGCTGAATCAGCAAGGAAAGCGTTGCCGTTCGTCACGATAAAGTCGGCGAACCGTGGCAAATTCGCCGTCGATTCGATTGATCAGCTCTTCGATATCCAGCAACGGGGGGCGCTTGGCGCGCTCCTCAAGCTCATGGCACAACTCGGCCAGTTGCAAGGCACCCATGTTGCTGCTGCTGCCCTTGAAGCTATGGGCTGCCAAGGCCAACGCGCCGGCATGGGTGGCGTTGCGCAGTTCGCCCAAGCGGGTTTCGGAATCGTTGATAAACGTATCCAGCAACAACGGGTAGTCGCTTTCCATGACTTCCTGCAATGCACTGAGTACGTCGTAATCGAGATGCTGTTTCACTTGTTCACTCCTTGATCAAGCGGGATTATGCCTGAGCCCCCCAGGAAAATTCCACGCAGGCGCTGCGCCCATCATCCGACCACCGAGCGTCATGGCTCAATTGCCGGATAAGCCTGAGACCTCGCCCGGACAGACCTTGTACCACCAACGGCCTGGCCAGTACCCGGCGCGCATCGAAACCATGACCGCTGTCTTCGACTTCGATCGTCAGCCGACCGCCGTCGCCCACGGGCCTGACCTGCAGGCGCAGGCGTACATAACCGCCGCGCAAGGCGCTCAAACGGGTGTTGCGCTGCTCGTAGTATTGCGCAAATCCGGGCGCATCGCGCTTTAAACTTGAGTCCAGGCCGAGCACGCCATGCTCCAGGGCATTGGAATAAAGCTCCGACAGTACACTGTAGAGCGCCCCGCTCTGGGCCCGCAAGCCATGGATTTCCTGCAGCAACTGCAGCAAGTAAGGCAACGGATTGAAGCGTTTGAGGGTGTCGTCGCGAAATTCAAAGCTCAGCGACCAGTCCAGCGGACTCGACTCGCCGCTGTCCGAATACACCAAGGCTGGCTGCACCAGGCAATCGGGCTCGACCACGCCGACCTGGACCATGCTGACATCATCGCGTGACTCGCCGCGAAAATCCTTCAGCGCTTGCAGAATGTCGTCGAACAACTGGTCTGGGTGAGCGTTATGGGCAAACACCTGCTGCAAGCGTTCCACCCCAAAAAGCTGTTCATCGCCGTCGGCGGTGTCGATCACCCCATCGGACAGCAAGAACAGCTGATCGCCCAAGCCAACCGGGTAGACCTCGGTCTTGTCGTCGAAGCGCTCGGGCGCCAACACCCCCAGCGGCAGGTGCCGCGACACCAGCGGCACGCGCTCGCCGCAGCCGACGCGGTGCAGGTAGCCGTCCGGCATGCCGCCGTTCCACACCTCGACGCTGCGGCGCTGGAAGCTCAGGCTGAGAATAGTGGCGCAACAGAACATGTCCACCGGCAGGATGCGCTTGAGCTTGGCATTCATCTCCCGCAGGATTTCGGTCAGGCCGTAGCCTTTGGCGGTCATGCCATAAAACACTTCCGCCAAGGGCATGGCACCGACTGCCGCCGGCAAGCCATGGCCGGTGAAGTCGCCAAGCATCAAGTGAATGTCGCCCGAGGGGGTGAACGCGGCCAGCAACAGGTCACCGTTGAACAGCGCGTAAGGCGACTGCAGGTAGCGGATATTCGGTGAACTGAGGCAACCGGAATGGGCCACCTGGTCAAACACCGCCTTGGCCACCCGCTGCTCGTTAAGCAGGTAGCCGTGGTGGCGGGCGATCTGGTCGCGCTGCTCAAGCACGGTCGCCTGCAGGCGTCGCAGGCGGTCCATCGCCTTGATCTTCGCCGCCAATATCACCTGGTTATAGGGTTTGGCGAGGAAGTCGTCACCCCCCGCCTCCAGGCAACGCACCAGCGCCTCTTCTTCGGTCAGCGACGTCAGGAAAATGATCGGCACATGCTCTTCGCCAGCCAATTGCTTAATCTGCCGCGCCGCGCCAAAACCATCGAGTACCGGCATCAGCGCGTCCAGCAAGACCAATTGCGGTCGTTCGCGGGCAAACGCCTCGACGGCCTCCTGGCCATTGCTGGCCGTGAGCACCTGATGGCCTTGGCGGCGCACGATACCGGAGAGCAGCATGCGGTCGGTCATGTTGTCGTCAGCGATCAGTACCGTCAGCGACTCGCTGGCGCGCAGCATCAGTTGAGCTCGAAGAGTTTTTCGAAATTGGAGATGGCGAGGATTTTCTTCACGTCGGCGT contains:
- the fliO gene encoding flagellar biosynthetic protein FliO; its protein translation is MNRYLAVLLALPAEVLAADPALSPPSGAAPAPSAAVGSAVAPTLGSGMAGQLTQLVLGLLLVIGLIFLLAWLMRRVQSAGPRSGQVIELLGSRALGPRDRLVLVQVGNEQILLGLSPGRIAPLHVLKEPIVVPEKATPATPEFAQRLMELMGKDHKDKH
- the fliN gene encoding flagellar motor switch protein FliN; translated protein: MADEHEITSAEDQALADEWAAALGESGDGGQDDIDALLAADAGASSSGSRLAMEEFGASPKQNDKHVTLEGPNLDVILDIPVTISMEVGATDINIRNLLQLNQGSVIELDRLAGEPLDVLVNGTLIAHGEVVVVNEKFGIRLTDVISPSERIKKLR
- the fliM gene encoding flagellar motor switch protein FliM, whose translation is MAVQDLLSQDEIDALLHGVDDGLVQTESNGEPGSVKSYDLTSQDRIVRGRMPTLEMINERFARYTRISMFNMLRRSADVAVGGVQVMKFGEYVHSLYVPTSLNLVKIKPLRGTGLFILDAKLVFKLVDNFFGGDGRHAKIEGREFTPTELRVVRMVLDQAFIDLKEAWQAIMEVNFEYINSEVNPAMANIVGPSEAVVVSTFHIELDGGGGDLHVTMPYSMIEPVREMLDAGFQSDLDDQDERWSKALREDVLDVSVPLTATVARRQLCLRDILHMQPGDVIPVELPEELIMRANGVPAFKAKLGSHKGHLALQVIEPIERR
- the fliL gene encoding flagellar basal body-associated protein FliL; translated protein: MANTEAVKDPASKGKLKLIIIFVVALLLAIGLSVGATWFFMHRAESKPAEVPAADAGKQPALYEPLNPAFVVNFKQDGRDRYMQVSVTLQARDKADLEALKVHMPVIRNNLVMMFSGQDFTALATPVGIEMLRQKATASVQEVAQKEVGKPVIDQLLFTNFVLQ
- a CDS encoding flagellar hook-length control protein FliK, with protein sequence MPVVTNPLLQATSVSKAQASTSSTLAKASQVSKDTSSQFSQVYAKQATAAPAKVAKATDSGLKAGDDKPSVAAKSKAGDDKNSAASKPAVADSGKSLPAHSATKADKANAKADDDSKDDKDPAAVNAVTDASDAPAPVLDPQPVVAQADPAATPPVDPALVQPDPALTAATTPAAQPAAQPAAETFDPATDDALAGLPVIRMALEQNAKAQGTTSAHASTETGNGSQKTGNNQNNLTADQSFASGLAAIVDQQQPAGTDGEPDGKAFTGQIEAGLKDIKSADSDTRIDDFANRLSALTQAATPKTANAVAVPTQPLAMTQAGWSEGLVNRVMYMSSQNLKSADIQLTPAELGRLDIRVNMATDQATQITFTSAHVGVREALESQQGKLRDMFAEQGMGQLDVNVSDQSRNSQNQQQTQQGQSTSGSRFSLDGSDDNTLTPVAQAANVQQVMIGTSAIDYYA
- a CDS encoding Hpt domain-containing protein; this encodes MESDYPLLLDTFINDSETRLGELRNATHAGALALAAHSFKGSSSNMGALQLAELCHELEERAKRPPLLDIEELINRIDGEFATVRRLYRDERQRFPC
- a CDS encoding fused response regulator/phosphatase: MLRASESLTVLIADDNMTDRMLLSGIVRRQGHQVLTASNGQEAVEAFARERPQLVLLDALMPVLDGFGAARQIKQLAGEEHVPIIFLTSLTEEEALVRCLEAGGDDFLAKPYNQVILAAKIKAMDRLRRLQATVLEQRDQIARHHGYLLNEQRVAKAVFDQVAHSGCLSSPNIRYLQSPYALFNGDLLLAAFTPSGDIHLMLGDFTGHGLPAAVGAMPLAEVFYGMTAKGYGLTEILREMNAKLKRILPVDMFCCATILSLSFQRRSVEVWNGGMPDGYLHRVGCGERVPLVSRHLPLGVLAPERFDDKTEVYPVGLGDQLFLLSDGVIDTADGDEQLFGVERLQQVFAHNAHPDQLFDDILQALKDFRGESRDDVSMVQVGVVEPDCLVQPALVYSDSGESSPLDWSLSFEFRDDTLKRFNPLPYLLQLLQEIHGLRAQSGALYSVLSELYSNALEHGVLGLDSSLKRDAPGFAQYYEQRNTRLSALRGGYVRLRLQVRPVGDGGRLTIEVEDSGHGFDARRVLARPLVVQGLSGRGLRLIRQLSHDARWSDDGRSACVEFSWGAQA